In Spirosoma sp. KUDC1026, the sequence GCCCCCCACGAGGGGAGCGCTCGACAGATGCTTGATTACGTTACGTCTGCTTAGCATAGCTAGTTGAATTTAGATGTAAGCAATGCAGTCCATTTCCACCAGCGAATCACCCGGAACACCCCCGTAAACGGCTACCGTCGTCCGTACGGGAGGCTTGCTGCCGAACCGGCCTTTGTAGACTTCGTTCATGCCTTTGTAGTCGTTCAGATCGTGCAGGAATACCGATACTTTCAGGACTTTCTCCATCGACGAACCGGCTTTGATCAGTTCTTTCTCCAGCTCTTTCAGCACCTCTTCGGTGTGAACTTTGATATCGCCTTCTTTGTGGTATCCTTTTCCGGCGACGAACACCAGGTTACCGAATTTGGTCGAGCCCGAAAACAGCGGCACATCATCAACCGTCTGTACGTTAAATACTTCTTTCTGAGGCATTGCCGACGATTCAGCGGGTGCGGCAATTGCTTTGGACGCGGCACCTAAACCAACAACACCGGCAGCCGATGCGAAAAGACGTTTGAGGATGGAACGACGTTCAGTTTTCATAGAATTAATGGAACAGTTAATGATTACTTTTTACGTTTTACTAGAGCTTTCTTTGTGGGTGCTTTGGGAAACAGCGCGCGCCGAACCTCGTTGACTTCGGCGGCCGAAACAGCGTCGGCAGTATTGCCAAAGTTTGTCCGGATGTGTGTCAGAACTTCGGCAAGCTCTTCGTCTTTCAGGAAGCTGTGCTGCGGCATGACGTTATTATAAGATTGCCCTTTCACCTCGATTGGTCCTTCCAGCCCTTTCATCAGAACGGTAATGAGCTTCTTTTTTTCGCCGGTTACCCATTCCGAGCCCGCCAGGGGTGGGAATCGCTGCGAGTCGCCCATACCGTTACGCTGGTGACAGGCCGCGCAGTAAATACCGTACACTTTACCCCCCGCTACGGGTTTGCCTAGATCCAGATTGTCTTTGATCTCATCCGGGTTGCGGATATTCGACATCGTTTTGCGCTTCTCCATCTGCGCCAGTTGAGCCGTACCGAAATTCTTCTTGTCGCCCTTGTAGGTGACGCGCCAGATTTTGCCCTTTTCGGTTTCGGCAACGTAGAGTGAGCCATCTGGTCCCATGGCAATACCCATTGGCCGATACACAGCATCGCTTACGTTGACGATGGGATCTATACCCGCAAAGCCGTCGGCAAAGACCTCCCAGTCCGTAGCAATAGCCCCGTTTTTGGCGGGTAGGAAAGCAATAAAATAACCCGCCTGCGGATAAGGAGCGCGGTTGGTGGAGCCGTGAAAGGCAACGAATGCCCCATCTTTGTACCGCTCGGGATAGCCGTTTTGGGCACTGTTACCCCGGTAGAACAGAATATCGTTGGGTGCCCAGTGCGCCGGGAAACCGATCAGCGGTTTTTCGCATTTGTCGCAGCGGCCTACGGTTTTACCATCACCCCCGTATTCGGGATTGAGTAGTTTCTTACCCTGCACCTGGTCGTAGTAGCAGTACGGCCAGCCGCCGTCCATGCCTTCTTTCACCTGGAACAGTTCTTCAGACGGCAAGACGGCACTCTGCCAGGGCGAGTATTTCTCGGCCCACAGCATCAGGAAATCATCGCGGCCATGCTGTAAGGTATACAGGCTATTGTTGGCAAAATTCCAGTCCATTGCCACAACGCTGCGCAGGCCGGTGGCGTACCGCTTTCCGTCTTTCTGAGTCTGGTTGGTTTTGTTGGCGTCGAACTGCCAGATACCGCCGTGATCCTCCAGCATCGGACAGGGGTCGATACCCATCGAGCCAGGCATCCGGTTTTTTTCCTGACAGCCATTCGACGCGGCCCCAAACGCTACGTACATATGTCCGTCATTGTCGAACGTAACGGGTTTGGCAATGTGCTCGTGCATGCCGTGTTCGTGGTCGTCGGTCAGGACCACTTCCATCGGGCTATCAGGCACCAGTTGCCCGGGCTTCAGTTTGTAGCGGTAAACGTATAGTTCCGAACTGAAATACAGGTAGCCGTTATAAATCCGCATGGCCGTTCCGTACGCCCGCTCCCGGGCCAGACCGCCAAACTGCTTGATAATGTCGGCACGACCGTCGCCGTTCGTATCCCGCAGAGCAATGACCGATTCGTCCTTGTCGCGGGCAAAGCGAGCTTTTACGTAGATGTCGCCGTTCTCGTTCACGGCCAGATGCCGGGCACGACCGGGCAGGCTATCGACCACCACCGTGGCTTCGAAGCCTTCGGGCAGAAACAGACCACCATTTTCGTTCGTCTGCACGGGCAACCCGTTCGACGATTGTCGCTGGGTAAAACCGGCCAGGAGCAGTAAGCTGAACGCCAGTCCTTTCAGGTAATAGTTTGACATAGTAAACTTACGTTTCGGTCCGTTTAATTCATGCTCAGCGGGCTGACGATTCCGTTCAGGTCGTAGACGATCTTACCGCCCTTAATGGTCATTTCGCACTCGAATTTCTGCTTACCTGTCATCTTGTAGCCGGTCTTGTCGTAAAAGCCAAAATTGCCCTGACGCATACTCAGGATTGCAACGTCGGCGATGGCTCCTATGGACAGGTGACCCAGATTTTCGCGGTTGATGACCTGCGCGGGCGCCCAGGTAACGGCTTTAATAACACCCGGTACATCCTCACCCATCACGACGAATTTGGACATGATACTCAGGATGTCTTTCATTGAGCCATTCATGCTCCCCGTATGCAGGTCGGTACTAATTGTCGTTGGATAAAACTTGGCTTTCAGAGCGGGAATAGCCTGCGTATAGTTGAAACTGGCTCCACCGTAGCCCACGTCGAACACGATTCCTTTTTTGCGCGCTTCCCAGGCAAAGGGCTTGACGGTTTTGGTCGCTTCGTCCACGATAGTTTCCCGGACGTTATCACCCAGCAGCGTGTAGGCGTGGGTAAAAATGTCGCCCGGACGCAGGTGTTTCATGAACAACTCTTCCAGCGGCAAGGGCGGGGTACTACCGCCAAAATCAATCATAACGGGCATACCCGACAACTTGCCGGCCTCTACGGCGTGATCGACAGGAGCCCAGCTTGGGCCGTTGAAATGCGCGACTTTAAAACCCACTACGTCGTTCTTGTTTTCCAGCGCGACTTTAGCGGCCATTTTCGGGTCCATGTCGGTGGTATCCTGCTCGAAGCGACCACCCCGCATCCCCTCGCCCACAATATTCAAAAACGAGAGAACCCGCGTTTTTGAATTGAAAATAATGTTCTTCTTAAACGTATCGAACGATTTCCAGCCAGCCCGCCAGCATCCACAATGGTCGTTACACCCACCCGGAAGGTAAAGCCGTCGGGGGCTACGGCCACGGCACCATTACTGAGATAGTGATTGGGCTCGGTACCGTAAAAAACGTGTCCGTGGATATCAATCAGGCCGGGTGTTACGTACATGCCTTTGGCATCGACCACCTGTTTGGCCTGCTTCGGATCGATAGACGTAGCTACTGCGGCAATTTTGCCGTCTTTGATAGCGACGTCCATCAAGGCGTTAATGTTATTCTTTGGATCAATGAGCCGGCCGCCTTTGATCAGAATCGTGTATTCCTGCGCAATGACTGGCGTAGTCATCAGACAGACGACGAAGAGGAAGGCAAGAATTTTTTTCATAGGTTTAGGTACGTACCAGCTCCGGTGTGTGCCGGAGCCGGTACGCTGCTTTTTGTTTATACGGCCGCTTTCATCAGCTCTTCCTTGAGCCGACTGGCGACAATTTTGTCCTCACCGGGTTTGAGCATCCAGGCGGTCATGCTGATGCCGTTTGGCTCACCCACCACTTCGATAGATGGGTCACCGTTCCGCAGGCCCTCCTGCAGGGCTTTGGGGGTCGTTTTCACTTTACTCGCATCCCAGGTCAGGCGCAGCGTGGGTGTGTGGTTACCCAGCGCCGGGGCGAACGACTCAACCGTTACGCCTTTCACGCTCTTGGCCGCGTTGGCAATGGTGGCCGCGCGTTCCTCCAGCATTTTCCAGTCCTTATCCTGATCGCGGGCCACGAATTTTTCCAGGGCAACGTACATACCCAGAATCTCTTCTTTGTTCACCTTCATACCCCGACCGATGGTCGCACCACGAGGGGGCATGCTGAGCCGGGCGGCCTCGATGTATTTCTTTTTCCCCATCAGGATACCCGCGCTCTGCGGCCCCCGCATGGCTTTACCGCCCGAGACGCAGACCAGATCAAAGCCAATGTCGTGGAATTTCCAGAGGTTTTCAACCGGCGGGACATCAGCCGCAATGTCGATCATGGTTGGGATGTTGTGCTTCTTGCCTAGCGCGACCCAGTCCTGATGCTGAATTTTGCCTTTGTCGGACTGGATGTTCAGGAACCACAGCAGGGCGGTTTTATCGCTGATGGCTTTCTCGACGTCCTCGATGGTTTCCACCTGAATGATGGTACAGCCCGTGTTCGTCAGCGCGTGCGAGTAACCGATGTCATGGGCTTTCTGCGCAATCACTTCCGATTTCATACCGGTACCTTCCAGGTGCGGCAGTTGCTCAACTTTTTTCGGGTCCATACCGGTCAGTACACCGGCCAGGCCCAACGTCATAGCCGAGAAACAGCCCGCCGTAACTACCGCTGATTCAGCGTGGGTGATGGCGGCAATCTTCTCGCCTACTTTTGTCTGTACGTCGTCCAGCATCATGAATTCTTTCGACGACGCCAGAATCGTGTTTACTACGTCCTCCTCCATGAGCGAACCCGTCATGGCGGTATACGTACCTGCCGCGTTGATGAACGTCCGAATACCCAGTTCTTTCACGAGGTTACGCGGGGCAGCTACGGCAGGGGCAGCCAGTGCCGTGGTCAAGGGAGCGGCTACTCCACCAAACAAACCGCCAACCATCGGCATAGCCGACAGATGTTTAATCAATGTACGTCTACTGAGCATAACCAGTTATGTGTTAATGGGTAAGAGATCAGAGAAAAGGGAAGGGGGTGGGATAAGTTGAAAAGCTGAGCGCTCTGACTGGTGAAGTTCAGAGCGCTCAGCCAATCCGTTTACAGATGGGCAATGCAGTCAATCTCAACCAGTGAATCGCCGGGAACACCCCCGCGTACCGCTACTGTGGTACGTACGGGTGGCTTGCTGCCGAACCGGCCTTTATACACGTCGTTCATGGCTTTGTAATCGTTGGGGTCGTGCAGAAAGACAGATACTTTCAGCACCTTCTCCATCGACGAGCCAGCTTTGACGAGCTCTTTCTCCAGTTCGTTCAGGACGTGGTCGGTATGCGCTTTCACGTCGCCTTCGAAGTGAGCGCCAATGCCGAAGAGGAACAGCAGATTGCCGAGCTTCTTGACGCTGGAATACAGTGGCACATCATCGGTGGTAACGACACCCATCGCTTCAGGTACAGATTGCTCCAGAGGACGAGCAACGGCTTCGCTGGCGATGCCTATACCGGCAAAGCTGGTCATCAGACGCTTGAGAATCGATCGGCGTTGTGCTTTCATTGGACGAGACATAACCGCTTGATGAACTGTTTACTGTGGTTTTGTTGCGTTTTCAGACAGGCTGGATTCGCTTATTTATCCCACCATACTGTGCTGGACAGGGTATTGGTGCCGCCCTGCCGGGTACGTGCTTCGAGGAAGTTGGTCCGGTTGTAGGTCTCTTCCGAATCAGGAATCACGAAGCGGGTTGGGATTTTGCCGCCCGTCAGGTTACCTGGGTAGTTGGTTGGCGTCAGGTTTGGATAGCCGGTACGTCGCCAGTTTGCGAAGATTTCGTATTCGTCTTCCAGGAACAGAGCCACCCATTTCTGCGTCGAGATCTGCTCGATCTGCTGCGCGGTTGTCCCCGTCGTTTTGTACGGGTTGTTGACCAGGTACAGGTTGATCCGGGCATCGGAGATCACCCCACCCGCACCAAACAGCGACCACTGACGCATCCCTGCCCGAACGGCGTTGTTGTACGCCGTTGCCGCCGTTGTTCCGCTGTTCCAGCCCCGTACCGCAGCCTCGGCCAGCAACAGGTTCATTTCGGCATTACCCATCACAACCAGCGGGGAGTTGTACCGCAGGATCGTGTTCGGGTTGGGTTCCGAGAACGAGTTAAAGTTGGAAGGCAGGCTGTTATAGGCAGCGTTCGGCATTCCTTGTTGCAGAGCCGTTGTGGTATCAGCCGTGAAGGTTGAGCCGTTGGCAGTCCACACAACCGAAATTACGTTCAGACGAGGGTCTTTGGTCGTTTTCAGGTAGTCGATCAGCGTTTTCGCGAACTTTCCACCCTCTACGTTATCACCGCCCGGCGTAATGTAGTCGGTGCTGAGCAGGCCGTTGGCAATGAAGTTCCGGCTTGCCACCTGCGATCCATCCACATAGGCAATAACCGCCCGGTCGGCGTCGTCCAGAATAACGCCACCGGCAATTGCTTTCTCGACCCAGGTCTTAGCCAGTGCTGGATCAACCTGCGTTAGGCGCATACCCAGGCGCAGCATCAGCGAATACCCGAACTTCTTCCACTTGGTCACGTCACCGCCAAACATCAGATCGGCGTTACCAAAGGTTGCTTTCGAGGCATCAAAAGCCGCAATCGACTCGTCCAGCTCTTTCAGCAGATCGGCGTAGATGACCTGCTGCGCATCGTATTTGGGTGCGTAGTTCTTGTCTGACAGGGCTTTTCCAGCGTCGAAATACGGAATATCACCGTACAGATCCGTCAGGCGATGAAAGATGTAGGCCTTCCAGATCCGGGCCGCCGACAGTTTGTTGACGTTTGCCGGATTACCCGCCACCGCGTCCATCACCTGTACGATCGACGTAACCGCACCCGATCCGGCGCCCGTACCTGCATACGCATTCCAGTTACCCTGCGAATACGAGAAGTTGAAGTATTTATCACCGGCGGCTGGCACTTCCTTATACGTCGAGAAGTGCTGCATCGAACCGCCAATGGTCAGGTAAGCGGCTCCCGTAAAGTTGGTGCTCACCCCATCCAGTTGCGCCCGGGTAAACAGGTACTCTGGAATAACAGCCGAATATTTATTAGGGTCTACGTTC encodes:
- a CDS encoding RidA family protein; the encoded protein is MKTERRSILKRLFASAAGVVGLGAASKAIAAPAESSAMPQKEVFNVQTVDDVPLFSGSTKFGNLVFVAGKGYHKEGDIKVHTEEVLKELEKELIKAGSSMEKVLKVSVFLHDLNDYKGMNEVYKGRFGSKPPVRTTVAVYGGVPGDSLVEMDCIAYI
- a CDS encoding RidA family protein — translated: MKAQRRSILKRLMTSFAGIGIASEAVARPLEQSVPEAMGVVTTDDVPLYSSVKKLGNLLFLFGIGAHFEGDVKAHTDHVLNELEKELVKAGSSMEKVLKVSVFLHDPNDYKAMNDVYKGRFGSKPPVRTTVAVRGGVPGDSLVEIDCIAHL
- a CDS encoding aminotransferase class V-fold PLP-dependent enzyme; translated protein: MLSRRTLIKHLSAMPMVGGLFGGVAAPLTTALAAPAVAAPRNLVKELGIRTFINAAGTYTAMTGSLMEEDVVNTILASSKEFMMLDDVQTKVGEKIAAITHAESAVVTAGCFSAMTLGLAGVLTGMDPKKVEQLPHLEGTGMKSEVIAQKAHDIGYSHALTNTGCTIIQVETIEDVEKAISDKTALLWFLNIQSDKGKIQHQDWVALGKKHNIPTMIDIAADVPPVENLWKFHDIGFDLVCVSGGKAMRGPQSAGILMGKKKYIEAARLSMPPRGATIGRGMKVNKEEILGMYVALEKFVARDQDKDWKMLEERAATIANAAKSVKGVTVESFAPALGNHTPTLRLTWDASKVKTTPKALQEGLRNGDPSIEVVGEPNGISMTAWMLKPGEDKIVASRLKEELMKAAV
- a CDS encoding PQQ-dependent sugar dehydrogenase, with translation MSNYYLKGLAFSLLLLAGFTQRQSSNGLPVQTNENGGLFLPEGFEATVVVDSLPGRARHLAVNENGDIYVKARFARDKDESVIALRDTNGDGRADIIKQFGGLARERAYGTAMRIYNGYLYFSSELYVYRYKLKPGQLVPDSPMEVVLTDDHEHGMHEHIAKPVTFDNDGHMYVAFGAASNGCQEKNRMPGSMGIDPCPMLEDHGGIWQFDANKTNQTQKDGKRYATGLRSVVAMDWNFANNSLYTLQHGRDDFLMLWAEKYSPWQSAVLPSEELFQVKEGMDGGWPYCYYDQVQGKKLLNPEYGGDGKTVGRCDKCEKPLIGFPAHWAPNDILFYRGNSAQNGYPERYKDGAFVAFHGSTNRAPYPQAGYFIAFLPAKNGAIATDWEVFADGFAGIDPIVNVSDAVYRPMGIAMGPDGSLYVAETEKGKIWRVTYKGDKKNFGTAQLAQMEKRKTMSNIRNPDEIKDNLDLGKPVAGGKVYGIYCAACHQRNGMGDSQRFPPLAGSEWVTGEKKKLITVLMKGLEGPIEVKGQSYNNVMPQHSFLKDEELAEVLTHIRTNFGNTADAVSAAEVNEVRRALFPKAPTKKALVKRKK
- a CDS encoding SusD/RagB family nutrient-binding outer membrane lipoprotein yields the protein MKRLIYKILAAAPLFLLSACDKGFEEMNVDPNKYSAVIPEYLFTRAQLDGVSTNFTGAAYLTIGGSMQHFSTYKEVPAAGDKYFNFSYSQGNWNAYAGTGAGSGAVTSIVQVMDAVAGNPANVNKLSAARIWKAYIFHRLTDLYGDIPYFDAGKALSDKNYAPKYDAQQVIYADLLKELDESIAAFDASKATFGNADLMFGGDVTKWKKFGYSLMLRLGMRLTQVDPALAKTWVEKAIAGGVILDDADRAVIAYVDGSQVASRNFIANGLLSTDYITPGGDNVEGGKFAKTLIDYLKTTKDPRLNVISVVWTANGSTFTADTTTALQQGMPNAAYNSLPSNFNSFSEPNPNTILRYNSPLVVMGNAEMNLLLAEAAVRGWNSGTTAATAYNNAVRAGMRQWSLFGAGGVISDARINLYLVNNPYKTTGTTAQQIEQISTQKWVALFLEDEYEIFANWRRTGYPNLTPTNYPGNLTGGKIPTRFVIPDSEETYNRTNFLEARTRQGGTNTLSSTVWWDK